Within Desmodus rotundus isolate HL8 chromosome 6, HLdesRot8A.1, whole genome shotgun sequence, the genomic segment GTATAGGGAAGCTGCGGGCAGCGGAAAGTTTAAGTGAAACAAGATGGGGTGAAAACTCCCAGCACAGTCAGCCCTGGGGAAACAGGTGGATCTGGGTCCGCGTCCTGCGTGCCCCATCTCACAAAGGGCTCCAACGTGTGTGTAGCTGGCCGTGAAATTTGGTCTCCAAAGACTGATTTGGGCAGATCAGGGAGGTTGGATGGACCCACCAGGGGGCGTCTGGGACAGCCTCCGGCTTCCCCCACCACCTGTCACCTTGAGGCCGGTTCCTAAGGCTTCTTCGGGATCAGGGAagtggaaggaagaggggaaagcattctttgtgtgttgggggagggatgCACACACCATCTCGGCGTGTGTGCTGGGGGTGAGGTGACTTGTGTCACAGGTGTGATGTGTgcttctatgtgtgtgtgtaatgtgggtgctcctgtcctctctgccttTGGGGTCACCCTGCACCCTGAGTGTGGCCCCCTCCCTGCATCCTCAGCCAACTCACTATCGCCCATCACTATCTGATGGAATGGCCAGGAGTCTGGGACCTTGTGAGACTAGTtgccactctgggcctcagtttcccctctatAACCTAGGGAGGCTGACCCAGAGAGGGCTACATGCTCCTCTAATTTGCATAGTCTAGGATTCTCATGGTCCACCTCACGCCCAACCCAGGTCTGCATCTGGCCTTAACATCATCTGCTGTGCCTCTGCGGTGAACACACCGTAGTTGGCATGGGGGAGTGGGGACGTGGTGGGGGTGTTCTCAGCTCTGCCTAGAGGCCTTGTTCCCCACCTCCACAGACTGCCTACTCCCACGCTCCCCACTCTATCCAAGACTGGCTGTCCCAGGTGGAGAAGAAGAGCCCTGGATGAATGACGTCATGGGCACCCTGGGATCTTTGGGACGTGGGAATGGACCACAAGTCCTGGAGTGTTgggcaaaacaaaacagtttcccAGCTGCTGCCCAAGGGAGCCACATCTGCAGGGTGGCTCGGAGCCGAGATTTATATCACGTCCCCAGAGCTCCTTTTTTATATCTGGAAGCCAGTCAGCAGTTGGAATGTACTAGGGGTTCCCAAGGACAATGTCCTCTAGGGACGATGGCTATGGGCCAAGGCGGACAGGAGGATGGAACTCCTACGAACCCCAGAAATCTAGAACTGGAGTACCTGTTCCTAGAATACCCCAGTCACGTGGGGTCCTCGAGGCCCTCCCTTGCCACGGTGGCAGGGGCTAGAATTCCCCAGGGCACAGCAGCAGGGCTCCAGTACACTCACCTCACAACAGAACCCAGATCGGTGACTCCCCAGGACATTTATCAGCTCAGTGTTCTAGGACTTCATCCAGAACTGGGAATGTCTCCCTAAGAAGTTCCTCTGCTACATGTGCTAGAACCTCATCTATGATCGAGCCCAGATAGAGTACCTTCCTAGACATTTTATCTGTTGCATTCAAGACCTTTTTCTACAAGACATGTTCTGGGTGCTCACCTAGAACAAAGCAAGGCTCCTGGAAACATCTCACCGCAGGTGTCCGGAACCTCCGCCATGACAGCCCACAACAGAGGCTGTCTCTGGAGGAGTTCACTTGGGGAACATGCTGTGTGCTCTGGATCAAGGGTTTCCACCCCACCCAAGTCTGCTACCCTTCATGTTTCAGCCAGCCTGAACCCCTCAGATGTCTCAGCGTTCTTCCTCCCCTTCAGCTCTAGtactctctgccccccacccccaattccccaccccacccaactcccttctttaattcctttctgGCCCCAGGCTCCAGACCTTAGACCCACAGGAACTGTACCCACCTTGTCCACCAGATGCTCCCACCTCACCCCACATCTTCTATAGCCTCCTTCATCCTCAGAGATCTCCCACCACAgaggcaccccacccccaccacccctcctggACCCCAGATAGCGCCCCTTCTCTGACAGGTCCACCACAGGTGACGCATGGGCAACGCCGGGCAGGGGGGCGGGTGTGGGGTCCCCAGCACCAGAGGTGGTAGGGAGGCCTTCACGAAAGCAGGGCAGCTCATGAGGAATGTAGCACCAGTTAATTCCCTGGGCCCTGGTCCAAGGGGGGCTTAGAAACTGGGCCATAGGGCTTAAAACATAGCCTAGGACTGGGGCCTCCAccaggctgcccctcccctgaAAAAACCCAATGGTGGAGCCACTCTACCCTTGTACCAACAGACTCACTTCCCCGTAGCCTGGTGGCCCTGAAATTCCAGGCTCAACACTGTGGTGGATGTGGGAGGAGCCAAGCCCGTCCCTGTTGCGGGGGGAGCTGTGGCCTACACTGTAGTCTCATACTCCAGCAGCTCCTGGGAGGTCCCCGTGCTCCGGTACTGCAACCGGGGTGTGACCGGTGAGGCGTACTCCAGCGCCAGAATGGTCTTCCGGAGCCGGCGGTCAATAAAATGAGCATCCCATGCGGGGTACTTCTTACGAGGCAGGTCAATCCGAATGACAGGCCCCTCTGTCCGCAAGGTGCGGGCCACTGGTGTGGGAGGCAAGCCGGGCCGCACCTGGAAGACAGGTGGTGTGGGGGTCCCTGCACGCTCACCCCCCACTGAGGCCCCATCCCACTCAGCGCCTGTAGTCCTCGGCAGGGACCTCGGGGGACTTGTGACAGCGTCGGCTGGTGGGCCACAGGGCTCTGAGGCCTCAGGGCAGATGCAGCCAGGTGCCTGGGGACCCAGCATGGGCCCGTTGGGGTGCAGGAGGCAGTAATAGACGCACATGAAGAATATGCCCAATGCGAAGCTGGAGGCCACCACACAGACTAGGATGAGGGAATGGAAGTCGGTGGAGAAGTTACGGCTTGAGTACCAGAAGCCCGTGAGTGCTGCGTTCTCCAGCAAGACAATGCAGTAGTAGAGGGTCATGCGGCGGCGGCTGCGGCCCTCCTTGACGTTGAACCAGCAGAAGATATAGATGATGCCCACTACCATGTTGTAAATGATCTCTTCCCACTTGGACATGCAGAAGTCCGTCTCACCCTGGATGACCCAGAAAGTCATGATGCACCAGTGGGCCACGATGAAGATGCCGAAATAGAGCTTGTAGACGCTGGCGAAGAGCGCAAAGGCCAGGCTGCGGGCCGCGATGGTGAACAGGTGCCACAGCACCTGGGCCACCGCACCCTTATAGGACAGTGGCCGCTTGTCGTCTCGAGAGTCCCGCAGCACCTTCTGGTAGGAGGCCAGCGTCCAGGCGAGGGACACAAGTGAGgcggaggtggagagggctgtggagacagggtgggggcggggtgggctgGGTTAGGGGTGGGTatgggttgggggctgggtaaaGGGGAGGGTTCTGGGTCAGGAGCTGGGTTCTGAGGCCTGTGAGAGAAGGGTCTATAAATCAGGCAGGGTATGGGGAGGGTCTTAGTGGGTGGTCTTCAAGACTGATgatgggggggagtgggggcagtggaTGGAGCTGGGTACTTCTGCAGGGGTAGGAGcgtaaagggaaaggaaaggtggGTGATTTGGGTCTCTATAAGGGTTAGACCCAGGTCCCTAGTATGGGACTGTTAGGTCCAGGGGCTTGGTGGAAAGGTGGGAAATTAAGGTGTAGGACTCTGGGAGTGGAAAAGGAGGTaaagagttggggggggggggtcacaatTAGGGCATGGAGGAGCCAGGAGTGGAGTATTAGAAGCTATAGATAACCAGGATGAGATTGGATTGTGAGGAGGGATGGGAACCTGAGCACAGCTGAAGGGCTGGGAAGAAAATCTAAGGTAGCAAGAGCTTTGATGGGGGCCCAGTACCTGAGAGGTGGTGAGAGAGTCTTTCAGGACATTgaaggtgggctgggtggagtcTGGGTGGGAGGAGCATGGGGAGACAGGGGATGTGGCCTTTCTCTGACATGAAGGAGGTTTGCCTGGCCTGTTGGAGTTAGGGAAGGGGCGAGGTGGAGGTGAGTGCATGGAAAGAAGCTACACCTGGGAGGGGTTCCCAGGGGCTGAAGAGCAGTGAGAGGGTGGATGGCCCGGGGGTCCCAGGAGATGTAGGCTGGGATCAGGGAAGTTTGGAGAatgaagggggcaggggagggcctgAGGTGTGGTGATGGGGTCAAGGGCCTCTTTGGACTTGGCAAAAATGGGGTCTGGTCTGCCCTGATAATAGGAAAGGGTGGAAGGGCCGAATGGGACCTGAGAGGAGGCGAAGAGGTGGAGGGGCCAGGTCTCTTCCAACACTGAGAGTAAGTGGGCCATTGGGGAGGCCCGGAGGGTGGTGAGAGTAGAAGGGGTAAGGCCTGCACAACCTTGAcagtgagtggggaggggtgaaggggtGCACAGGCCATCCCCTAGGGGGCTTGAAGCGCGGGAGCGTTGGCACGTGGGGCTGTCAGAATACCGAATACTGAAGGTGAGTGAGCtcgggttgggggtgggagactCCGTCCCCGGAGCCCAGAACGAAGAGGGCGGAGCGGGCAGGAAGGGCGGAGGGAGCGGGGCTCACCGGGCAGCAGGTCCGGACGACCGCCGCGGTGCACCAGGAGGCTGAGCTGCAGCACAAGCTGCGGCGCGCTGCGCAGGAAGGTCTCCAGAAGACGCAGCATGCTCACGTCCGCGCTCTCGAACAGCATCCGCCAGTAGAAGTGGCGCCGGAGCCGTTCCCCACGCCAGCGGCTCTGCAGCCCCAGGTACATGGTGCGCAGGTACCTGCCGGAGGGACGCGGAGCTCACGCTCAGGCACCCACTCCCAACCCGCCCCTTGCCACCCAGCAAACGCAAAGGGCAAGGGCGGACGTGTGTAGCCCCGGGCAAGTCACTGACTGCGCCGAGCCTATTCCCACAGATGTAAAATAGGCATTTTGAAAGGATCAGTGAGCTCCTTGGGGCTGTGGTTGGGGAGCTCCCAGTGGGCTCCTAAGCTTAAAGCAGTGACACGAAGTAAGTGCTTGCTTAGGACCCCATTCTCATCAGCATTATTCCTCTGGCACACTGGGGCCTGCTTTCTTCACAGGGTTCCTGGCACCCTGTCATTTTttaatccccattttatagatgaggaaactgagacccaagatcacacagctaggagGCAGTGGAGCCAGCATTcacacccaggcagcctggcttcagGGCTCACCCTGTAACCTTTAAGCAACTCTGCCTCTCCCTGTATGCTGTAAAGACTTCGCCCACACAAGGAACAGTTCCTGGTGCCAGCCCCCAGTTCTGTTGCCACCAGCAGCTTCCTGGCCTGTTCCCAATCCCACCCCTGAGTGCCCAGTTCTCCCCACAGGGCACCGGGAAGCCCCTTAGAGATGCCCTGGCATTTGAAGCTTTGCTGCTTCTTCTCACGTCACTTCTCCCAACAAACTTCCTGTCTCCAGCTACTCTGCGCAGGTCAGGTTCCAGCTCACAATGCTCGCCCTCGCCACTGGGCTTTTGCAACAGTCGTTTGCCTGTCCtgtcccccactccactccagccCCCAACCGGGATAACTTTTGCTTTCCCCCCTCAAGGCTCAGCTTATAAACATGACTCCAACCAGAAGCCTCCGCTGACCACTCTCCACCTGGAATAGGGGCTTCTCCTCCTACACTCCGCCTGGAGTGCAGGCTGCCCTCCAACCCAGCCCTGTTCACAGTGGGCTATAACTGCCTGCTTATGCATCTGTCTCCCCAAGGCTGTGAACTCTGTGGGAACGATCAGGTCAGCCTGATAACTGCTGCATCTTCAGTTCGTAGCACACAGTCAGTGCTCCCTCAGTCTGTGTGTTGGCTGGATGAATGGATGTGTGAATGCTTGAAAGTTCATTTCCCTGAATGAGAACCCGgtaggggacagggaagggatcCTGAAGTCCTGAGTTCAATTTCTGACTTTgatgtgtgatcttgagcaagaagaccctctctgagccttagttagTTAGTCCCTGCCGAAGTGGCTGTGAGCATGGAATGGACGAGAAGATACTTTGCAGCTGTAAGGTGCGGTGTCCACTGGGTGACAAGGGACCCATCCACACAGATCTCTGTGTCTGatttcccctctctgccctggtgccttGCCCAGCAGCTCCACCCCGGCTGTTGCCGTCACAGACACtggcccccccaacccccagattCCCTGATTCATGGGGCAGGCACGCCCTTTGTTGAAACCAAAGATGGTTCCTCTAGAAAGGATCTCCCCAGAAACCAGGGGAGAAAATCCCAACAGATTCAGTGCCCCTGTTGCTGGAATCACAAATAGGGGAACCAGGGATTTCCCAGATACAAAGTGCTGGACTGATCAGCATGTGGTTTGGAGGCCAATGGCATTCAATTGTGAATTGTCAGCCCAAGGGAGGAACACAGTGCTGCCTGGAATTTGGGATCAGTGGACGGACCCAGAGTTTCCCCAGTGAGTATCCTGGTCTCAGTGATGGTGTgactgtctctgggcctcagtttctccatctgccaACAAGAAGGATGGGTTTGATGACTCTGGAGATCCTTTCAGAGCTAATGTTCTGGGATCCAAACTCTCTCCTGAAAATGTGGCTGGAAACATCCCATTCAGGGCTCTCCTCCCCATCGCCGGTCCCTCAGTCCAACTCTCCCATCCAATGCTGAAATGCCTTTAGCGATTCCCAGCCCTGTGCATTTACACTCCCTGCTTGTACACTCTCATGGCAGGGAGTCCCCACCTCCTGAGGCAGGGCCTTCCGCTTCTGAGCAGCTCCACACAGTTTGTGTTTCTTTGATGAGCAGAAATTTGTCTCCTCGTAACTTTCATTCTCTGGGCCGCTACCTATCCCCCACATAAGGATCCCTGGGCGGGCATCATTCATTTACATAGCAAGTGTATTGTGACCACTAGCTGTGTGCCGCATCCTGTGCCCTTAAGTGTCTCTCACTCCCATGGGAAGGAGACAAGCTAAGAGCTGAAATAGATGCTCTAAGATGCTGTGGAATCCAGAGAAGAGATGGGTAACTTTAACTGGGGGTTGAGGgggatcagggaagacttcctggaggaagaaacATTTGGTCCCAGTTTTAAAACATGGGTAAGTGTTTAAAGGCACACAGGAGGTGCAAGGGCATTCCAGGTAGAAGAAGCAGGTGAGCAAAAGCATAGAGGCATGACAGAACACGGCCTTTTAGGGGAATGGCCAGTGGTTTGCAGGCCTGGAGGGGAGGGTTTTTATGCACAGGGATATAAGAAAACTAGAATTATGAAGGGCATCAAATTCTGGACTGAAGAGTTCATAGTTTATTCTAAATTTGAATTCTATTCCAGAGTCAGGGGTGATGTGATAAGCTCAGTGGCTTAGAAAGCTTGCTCTGGAGGCTGGCTTGGAGGAAAGCCAGGAGAGGCTGGAGTTTGGTCCAGGCGTGAAATGACAGGGCTGAGCTAAGgcagggcacagaggaggggcagagaacagAACTGGAGATagccagaggtggggggggggagctaAGGGAGAGACCCAGGTGGCCCCCCAAGCTCCTGAGGGCCCAGAACACCGACCACTTTCCCAGCCTGCATCTTCCCCAAACCCAGTTCCCTTTCCCATTCCCATGGCTCTGGCTTTGAACAGGAAGGAGAGACCAGCTGGTCCAACGTGAAGGGGCctggggagttgggggagggcgACACCCTGGAAGTTTCTCTCAGGCTGGAAGACCATCTGTTTCCTGGCCCTGGTCAGCATGAGGGAGGCCCTGGCCCAGCCAGCATCCATCACCACCTGACAGgctgcctgcccacctccccGCCCACTCCTGCCAGCTCCCAAAGCCCCACACCCGCTAACCACAGACAAAGGACTCACCCAGCCCAGGACCACAGAGGGctagagcagggaagggggaggggaagacagaagGCCTCTGAGACCCAAAAACGTGGGCTCAGTGGGGAGTGCAGGCAGATCGTGTGGTAGTCTGGGGCTGAAAGGGCCGGGGTTCAGCAATACTCTGCCTGCTTTGGCAAGAGAACCAAAATCTGCGGCTGCTCCTGCCAGCCATGCTGCATGCTCACTGCCAAGGGCCTGCAAGGTTTTTATGGGCCTAGAAAAATGTTTGAGGCCTGGAAAAAGAAATTGGCTCTAAAACACAGGGAAAAACTGCAgaatcaaaattaataaatgtttaattaaatgtcTGCAAAACAGAACATGATACCAGGCAGTCAACGGCAATTTGGCTTTTATCTGGTTATATAGAATATATGTTTGATGTTTGATACAGCTGCATTTTAATATGCTTGATAGATGTGGAGGTCTTAAAGCGGCCCTGCCCAGGACATGCACCCTGgtttccctgaacctcagtttcacTTTCTGTAACAAGGGGTTAGCACCGCCCTCCTCCCCTACATCACAGCTCCTGTGGGGAGGACCAGGGAGGCAAGATGGCAATACATTGCATTTGTGGGAGCTGTGCAGCCCTGCCCTggatgctgtgtgaccttgggtattctctctgcctctctgagcctcattttcctccttgTTGTGAGCATTTGTAAACTGCAGAGGGATGTGCACatggttgtgggggggggggggggagaagggggaggagcatATGCTGGGTAGAGGCATCTGGCTCCTCCTTCACCAAGCAGCCTCTCTTTaaacctcctccaggaagcctacCCCATTCCACTCTGTTTGAAAGGAAATTGGAAGAAATTGATCTTCACCACAAATGGGACTGATACCACCTCCAGAAAAGGAAGTTCTGTctcaggggaaggaaggcagcctTGGGGGGATGTATTTGCTCTCCCCCAAAATGCATCCCCAGTCCATCCATTCTCTCAATGCCACCACCCGGGTCCAGGCCACCGTCACTGCTGCCTTCTCGTCACTGCTGCCTTCTTGGCGGGCTCTCTACATCCACACGGCAATCAGTAGGGCATTCTGAAAACCTGTCAGAGATGTCATTCTCCTTCTCAAAACCTTCCGAGGGCCACCCACCATACTTGGAACACAAATCCTAGCGTCTCCCCTTGGCTTGCGGGCCCTAAACCCTCTGGCCCGGCctatttccccctcctcctcctaaaCCACGGTTTCATT encodes:
- the XKR7 gene encoding XK-related protein 7, with amino-acid sequence MAAKSDGAAAAAGPGPEGAAGGARGSVGGHGEAATVAGAPGVTGAGGSGPRYEMRDCCWVLCALLVFFSDGATDLWLAASYYLQGQRTYFGLTLLFVLLPSLVVQLLSFRWFVYDYTEPAGAPGPAVSTKDSGIVGPSVSTKDSAAAFRTKEGSPELGPRPAPSSASAYRRRCCRLCVWLLQTLVHLLQLGQVWRYLRTMYLGLQSRWRGERLRRHFYWRMLFESADVSMLRLLETFLRSAPQLVLQLSLLVHRGGRPDLLPALSTSASLVSLAWTLASYQKVLRDSRDDKRPLSYKGAVAQVLWHLFTIAARSLAFALFASVYKLYFGIFIVAHWCIMTFWVIQGETDFCMSKWEEIIYNMVVGIIYIFCWFNVKEGRSRRRMTLYYCIVLLENAALTGFWYSSRNFSTDFHSLILVCVVASSFALGIFFMCVYYCLLHPNGPMLGPQAPGCICPEASEPCGPPADAVTSPPRSLPRTTGAEWDGASVGGERAGTPTPPVFQVRPGLPPTPVARTLRTEGPVIRIDLPRKKYPAWDAHFIDRRLRKTILALEYASPVTPRLQYRSTGTSQELLEYETTV